The Buchnera aphidicola (Formosaphis micheliae) nucleotide sequence ATAACTAAAAATATTGGATATCAATTCAATATATGTAATATTTTTTATATAATTATGATATCAGATAGAATTCGATAAAATAAATATATAAATTTTCAATTTTAAATGTATAAAAAATAATAAATTATTATATATAATAAAATATTATATTTTTATTATTAATATAATGTGTATTAATGATATAGATTAAATTGAGATGTAATTACATATAGTAAATAGAATTAATTTTCATTTATTAGTGATGCTAGAATTATATTTTTTAAATTATAGATAGATTATCTTTATTTTTATTATTGAATTTACAGCACCTTATAGTTGCGAGATTTTCTTATATGAGCAAGAAATACATTGTTACTTGGGATATGCTTCAAATTCATGCCAGAAAATTAGCGAAAAAATTACTTTCAGTAAAAAAATGGAAAGGAATTATTGCTGTTAGTAGAGGTGGTTTAATTCCATCCGCTCTTTTAGCAAGAGAACTTAGCATACGTTTTGTAGATACTATATGTATCTCTAGTTACGATTATGATAATTTACGTGATATGAAAATAATTAAACAAGCTGCAGGTAATGGAAAAGATATTATTGTTGTGGATGATTTAGTAGATACAGGTGGAACTGCTAAGATAATTCGTGAAATATATCCAAAAGCATATTTTGTAACTATTTTTGCTAAACCTATAGGGCGTTCATTTGTTAATGATTACATAATAGATATCCCTCAGAATATATGGATAGAACAACCGTGGGACATGAGTATATCTTATATAAAACCTTTAATTAAAGACATATAAATGTATAATATTTTTTATTATAGTCATGTACTTACTATTTTTTATGAATTAATTTTTATTAATTATTTTTTCATATTTCGTAATATAATAAAATTTCCTAAATAAATTATGTATTTTTTTAAAAAAAAATAGTTGGAATACTGTATTAATAGTGACGTAATTTAGTATTATGGTATTAATATATTAATTTATAATTATTATTTTTATAATGTAATATTTATTGATAAATTAAATAAATCTTATAATAAAATAATTATATGTAATTATTTTAAATTGATTAATATATGTTTTAATCATAAAATAATAAATATATAATATGTCATAAATATTAATAATTTGGAATAATATAGAATGAATAACGATATATAT carries:
- the gpt gene encoding xanthine phosphoribosyltransferase, whose amino-acid sequence is MSKKYIVTWDMLQIHARKLAKKLLSVKKWKGIIAVSRGGLIPSALLARELSIRFVDTICISSYDYDNLRDMKIIKQAAGNGKDIIVVDDLVDTGGTAKIIREIYPKAYFVTIFAKPIGRSFVNDYIIDIPQNIWIEQPWDMSISYIKPLIKDI